A DNA window from Flammeovirga agarivorans contains the following coding sequences:
- a CDS encoding 4-alpha-glucanotransferase: MKATFKIHYETQFGQQLAVVGSIAALGKGVDEEALEMNYLGGGTWIAEVDLSKTRAKSFSYNYILFDKSNGIKYKEAGTPRVVELNKKFKNIILQDAWNPYHEVSNAYDTAAFDVIFNTNAPKVKAPKGSTKNATYCFEVNVPRINSDYVAKVVGSTDELGNWDIEKALPMAYDSDRNVWTVTTPIQKSHHKLKYKYVLVNTADKKAAPELEGGFDHVYDIIENDPKTFVKFSDHRFAYDRHNWKGMGVALPVFSLRTDNGLGVGEFLDIKELVDWSTETGMRLVQILPVNDTMATYTWVDSYPYASVSVYALHPLYINLEAIGELKDKKKMTKLKKLKKTLNALDTVDYEAVMNAKMDYLREIWSEKKASFLKSAKVKAFIKEQGEWLLPYAAFCYFRDKYKTPDFTKFEDFAVYDAKKVAKLFDTKSKIKDDVNFYVFVQYHLHAQLLEASEYAQSKGVVLKGDIPIGIYRFSADAWTAPHLYNMNGQAGAPPDDFAVNGQNWGFPTYDWDTMKEDNYAWWTSRMTHLSQYFQTFRIDHILGFFRIWEIPIDSVQGLLGQFRPAIPLHLSEFENRGVQFDFDRFCTPYIREHFLGEYFGYDTDWVKNEFLEQKWDGAYNFKAKFDSQVKIQEYFNGIKPKDDEDKARLEAIRDGLYSLHNEVLLIPALGYTDGMHYAPRVTMDKSRTFAELSPAQKHHFHELYIDYFFKRQETLWAAQAMEKLPAIKEATNMLICGEDLGMVPDCVPGVMTELEILSLEIQRMPKDPTIAFGHPGNYPYESVASPSSHDMSTVRGWWTEDRGDTQRFYNEILGNWGEAPMECEPWIAEQVLQQHLYADSMWCIFPLQDMLAIDAEIRREDPEDERINVPAIKHHYWRYRMHLSCKELIEQKNFNNKLKGLITASGRNTKF; this comes from the coding sequence ATGAAAGCGACTTTTAAAATACATTACGAAACCCAATTCGGTCAACAATTAGCTGTAGTCGGTTCAATTGCTGCCTTAGGTAAAGGTGTAGATGAAGAGGCCCTTGAAATGAATTATCTAGGCGGAGGCACATGGATTGCTGAAGTCGATTTATCAAAAACTAGAGCAAAATCATTCTCATACAATTACATTTTATTCGATAAATCTAATGGTATCAAATACAAAGAAGCTGGTACACCTAGAGTTGTTGAATTAAATAAGAAATTCAAAAATATCATCTTACAGGATGCTTGGAATCCTTACCATGAAGTTTCAAATGCATACGACACTGCTGCATTTGATGTTATCTTCAATACCAATGCTCCTAAAGTAAAAGCACCTAAAGGCTCAACGAAAAATGCAACATATTGCTTCGAGGTAAATGTTCCTAGAATCAACTCAGATTATGTAGCAAAAGTAGTAGGATCTACGGATGAGTTAGGTAATTGGGATATCGAAAAAGCGTTACCAATGGCTTACGACTCAGATCGTAATGTATGGACTGTAACAACACCTATTCAAAAAAGTCACCATAAACTGAAGTACAAGTATGTATTAGTAAATACTGCTGATAAGAAAGCTGCTCCAGAATTAGAAGGTGGTTTTGACCATGTTTATGATATCATTGAAAACGACCCAAAAACATTTGTAAAGTTTTCTGATCATAGATTTGCTTACGATAGACACAATTGGAAAGGAATGGGGGTTGCATTACCCGTATTCTCATTAAGAACTGATAATGGTTTAGGTGTAGGTGAATTCTTGGATATCAAAGAATTAGTAGATTGGTCTACAGAAACAGGAATGCGTTTAGTGCAAATTCTTCCTGTAAATGATACAATGGCTACATATACTTGGGTAGATTCATATCCTTATGCATCTGTTTCAGTATATGCACTTCATCCTCTTTATATTAATCTTGAAGCTATTGGTGAGCTGAAAGATAAAAAGAAGATGACTAAGCTGAAAAAACTTAAGAAAACATTAAATGCATTAGATACTGTTGATTACGAAGCAGTAATGAATGCAAAAATGGACTACTTAAGAGAGATTTGGTCTGAGAAAAAAGCATCGTTCTTGAAAAGTGCAAAAGTGAAAGCATTTATCAAAGAACAAGGAGAGTGGTTATTACCATATGCTGCTTTCTGTTACTTCAGAGATAAATACAAGACTCCAGACTTTACTAAGTTTGAAGACTTTGCAGTTTATGATGCTAAAAAAGTAGCAAAACTTTTTGATACTAAATCAAAAATTAAAGATGATGTAAACTTCTACGTATTTGTGCAATACCATTTACATGCACAATTATTAGAAGCATCAGAATATGCACAATCAAAAGGTGTTGTATTAAAAGGTGATATTCCAATTGGTATTTACAGATTCTCTGCAGATGCTTGGACAGCTCCTCATTTATACAACATGAACGGTCAAGCGGGTGCTCCACCAGATGACTTTGCTGTAAATGGTCAGAACTGGGGATTCCCAACTTACGATTGGGATACAATGAAAGAGGATAACTACGCTTGGTGGACAAGCCGTATGACTCACCTTTCTCAGTATTTCCAAACATTCCGTATCGACCATATTCTTGGTTTCTTCCGTATTTGGGAGATTCCAATCGATTCAGTACAAGGTTTATTAGGTCAGTTTAGACCTGCTATTCCATTGCACTTATCAGAGTTTGAGAACAGAGGTGTTCAATTTGATTTTGATAGATTCTGTACACCATACATCAGAGAGCATTTCCTAGGAGAATACTTCGGTTATGATACTGATTGGGTGAAAAACGAATTCCTTGAGCAGAAATGGGATGGTGCTTATAACTTTAAAGCGAAGTTTGATTCTCAGGTTAAAATCCAAGAATATTTCAACGGAATTAAGCCTAAGGATGATGAAGATAAAGCAAGATTAGAAGCGATCAGAGATGGTCTTTATAGCTTGCATAATGAGGTTTTATTAATTCCTGCTTTAGGGTACACAGACGGCATGCACTATGCACCGCGTGTAACAATGGATAAGTCTAGAACTTTTGCAGAATTATCACCAGCACAGAAGCATCACTTCCATGAGTTGTATATTGATTATTTCTTCAAACGTCAAGAAACACTTTGGGCAGCTCAAGCAATGGAGAAACTTCCTGCCATCAAGGAAGCAACGAACATGTTGATCTGTGGTGAGGATTTAGGTATGGTTCCAGATTGTGTACCTGGAGTAATGACTGAACTTGAAATTTTAAGTTTAGAAATCCAACGTATGCCTAAAGATCCAACGATTGCATTTGGTCACCCAGGTAATTATCCTTACGAATCAGTAGCTTCCCCTTCATCACATGATATGTCTACTGTAAGAGGATGGTGGACTGAAGATAGAGGTGATACGCAACGTTTCTACAATGAGATCTTGGGTAACTGGGGTGAAGCACCAATGGAGTGTGAGCCATGGATTGCTGAGCAAGTTCTTCAACAGCATTTATACGCTGACTCAATGTGGTGTATTTTCCCACTACAAGATATGTTAGCGATTGATGCTGAGATCAGAAGAGAGGATCCAGAAGATGAGCGTATCAACGTTCCTGCGATCAAGCATCACTATTGGAGATATAGAATGCACCTTTCTTGTAAGGAGTTAATCGAACAAAAGAATTTCAATAACAAATTGAAAGGTTTGATTACAGCATCAGGTAGAAATACTAAATTCTAA
- a CDS encoding spondin domain-containing protein encodes MKFTNLLLSLSAIPLFIACSDNDDNNDDPVNLPATEFTVTIENSMTPFDYYAFGGTDLITPGNEQVITFNAGQGHYLNLATMFVQSNDLFYAPADDGIALYNDDGEALTGDITNQFYLWDAGTEVNEMPGTGENQAPRQSGPNTGTEENGIVRLISDVNDGYTYPALSDVIEVMLSHDGGTQFTLTLRNISDNSSLPTPLAPGNWVVHYDGQYPLFQEGVAASSSLEPIAEDGDITSMNEVLEATTGLVSPFAPGAFSIGESNNLFSIGSMASQAFEMLAEDGDVSGFENVFNTPASTDAPAPIFPGQSYTFTFTASENDRLSFATMLVQSNDWVLAIDQLPLFDGNTPLSGNLSDYIQLLDAGTESDQYAGAGMYQAPRQSGADQGPSEEGIINVEESLSSNVPEISSMLNISIQVTE; translated from the coding sequence ATGAAATTCACTAATTTGTTACTTAGCCTTTCAGCTATTCCTTTATTTATTGCCTGTTCTGATAATGACGACAACAACGACGACCCTGTCAATCTCCCTGCAACTGAATTTACTGTAACTATTGAAAATAGTATGACACCATTTGATTATTATGCTTTTGGTGGCACAGATCTAATTACACCCGGTAATGAGCAAGTCATTACATTTAATGCAGGCCAAGGACATTATCTTAACTTAGCTACTATGTTTGTACAATCCAATGACTTGTTCTATGCACCTGCAGATGACGGCATTGCTTTGTATAACGATGATGGCGAAGCATTAACGGGAGACATCACCAATCAGTTTTACCTTTGGGATGCGGGAACTGAAGTTAACGAAATGCCTGGCACAGGTGAAAATCAAGCACCTAGACAATCAGGTCCTAATACCGGAACAGAAGAAAATGGCATTGTTCGTTTAATCTCAGACGTCAATGATGGTTACACTTATCCTGCTTTAAGTGATGTCATTGAAGTCATGTTAAGCCATGATGGAGGTACTCAATTTACCCTCACATTACGAAATATATCAGATAACAGTTCTCTTCCTACCCCTCTTGCACCCGGAAATTGGGTAGTACACTATGATGGTCAATATCCATTATTTCAAGAAGGTGTAGCAGCTTCATCTTCATTAGAACCTATCGCTGAAGATGGAGATATAACTAGTATGAATGAGGTACTTGAAGCGACAACAGGATTAGTCTCACCTTTCGCTCCCGGAGCATTTTCAATTGGAGAGTCAAATAATTTATTTAGTATTGGAAGTATGGCATCTCAAGCCTTCGAAATGTTAGCTGAAGATGGAGATGTTTCTGGCTTTGAAAATGTCTTCAACACACCTGCAAGTACTGATGCTCCAGCTCCTATCTTCCCTGGTCAATCGTATACATTTACTTTTACTGCTAGTGAGAATGATCGTTTATCGTTTGCTACAATGTTAGTTCAAAGTAATGATTGGGTATTAGCTATTGATCAGTTACCCTTATTTGATGGTAATACACCTTTATCTGGCAACTTATCCGATTATATACAATTATTAGATGCTGGAACAGAATCTGATCAATATGCTGGTGCAGGAATGTATCAGGCTCCTAGGCAATCAGGGGCTGATCAAGGTCCATCAGAAGAGGGTATTATCAATGTTGAAGAGTCACTTTCTTCTAATGTTCCTGAAATAAGTTCTATGTTAAATATCAGTATTCAGGTAACTGAATAG
- a CDS encoding DUF4421 family protein, translating into MKGFITLLFLVLFCSPITTYAQEEEEIKLDHDTTYYKSFNDMLHLRLYTVYKFNELVVNSGKRISSHDNLVYAPNGNLNLGFGFNYKGLGINFGFNFPAINNDDDVYGETNKLDMRSYLYARKFAVDLGLQFYKGFYISEVNENDPIRDPQPPTQLRGDMVINTFGLSSFWIHNYEKFSFRAAFAQTEVQKKTSGSLLYGPYLNFVRIKADSSLVPENLREEYLLSSNIISGWYGSMGLSAGYAQSVILFKRFFITGSLALGYGITFGHYFFETDYGNEKDTIWKGGLKYNARLAFGYNTDRMYVGSSLVLESYNITTASDNVTLYWMGQFRVNLVHRFNWKVGILDWALDKEKKILSKKDK; encoded by the coding sequence TTGAAAGGATTCATAACATTATTATTCCTTGTACTCTTTTGTAGTCCAATCACTACTTATGCCCAAGAAGAAGAAGAAATCAAATTGGATCATGATACGACGTATTACAAGTCATTTAATGACATGCTTCATTTACGTCTTTATACTGTCTATAAATTCAATGAGCTTGTAGTAAATTCAGGTAAAAGAATATCTAGTCATGATAACTTGGTATATGCTCCAAATGGCAACTTGAACCTAGGTTTTGGGTTCAACTACAAAGGTTTAGGTATTAACTTTGGTTTCAATTTCCCTGCTATAAATAATGATGATGATGTGTATGGAGAAACCAATAAGTTAGACATGAGATCCTATTTGTATGCAAGAAAATTTGCCGTCGATCTTGGTTTACAATTTTATAAAGGTTTTTACATATCCGAAGTAAACGAAAATGATCCCATTAGAGACCCCCAACCTCCAACTCAACTAAGAGGTGATATGGTGATCAATACTTTTGGTTTATCCTCATTTTGGATCCACAATTATGAAAAATTCTCTTTCAGAGCAGCTTTTGCACAAACAGAAGTTCAAAAAAAGACGTCTGGAAGTTTGCTATATGGCCCTTATCTCAATTTTGTAAGAATAAAAGCAGACTCCTCTTTGGTTCCAGAAAACCTAAGAGAAGAATACCTACTCTCTTCTAATATCATTAGTGGATGGTATGGTAGTATGGGTTTATCAGCTGGTTATGCTCAATCCGTAATTTTATTTAAACGATTTTTTATCACAGGCTCATTGGCTCTTGGTTATGGTATCACCTTTGGTCATTATTTTTTCGAAACGGATTATGGTAATGAGAAAGATACAATTTGGAAAGGTGGCCTAAAGTATAATGCCCGTTTAGCATTTGGATATAATACCGACCGGATGTATGTCGGTTCCTCCTTGGTTTTGGAATCCTATAATATCACTACCGCTTCTGATAATGTCACTTTGTATTGGATGGGGCAATTCAGGGTTAATCTCGTACATAGATTCAATTGGAAAGTTGGAATTTTAGATTGGGCATTAGATAAAGAGAAAAAAATTCTAAGTAAAAAGGATAAATAA
- a CDS encoding arylsulfatase, whose amino-acid sequence MKKIVLLQLLSLLSLITFGQKKNQKQPNILVIWGDDIGVHNISAYNHGMMGYQTPNIDRIAEGGALFTDYYAEQTCTAGRAAFITGQHPFRTGLLTIGMPGSEHGIPEWAPTIADVLKDKGYTSGQFGKNHLGDRDQHLPTNHGFDEFYGNLYHLNAEEEPEGYYYPKDPEFKKKYGPRGVIHSYADGRVSDTGPLTKKRMETIDDEVLDVSLQFMEKAHKSGKPFFIWHNATRMHVWTHLKEETEGRTGVGVYADGMVEHDDHVGKLLDKLEELGIEDNTIVMYSTDNGAETWTWPDGGCTPFHGAKGTNWEGGHRAPMLMKWPGTIQPGTVYNDIIAGNDLMPTLVAATGEDQLVEKMKVGYKANGKEWRVHLDGYNFLPYFKGEVEKGPRNEYLYFGMDGQLNAIRYGDFKAHFNIWNGESDIFDGPYTTKAQIPLIFNLRADPYERAMESGAYMKFAGEQMWLFVPLQNIIGEFLKTVPEYPFQTGSSLSASEIDYNLFRKQKANQQMNKLLEDIEKMK is encoded by the coding sequence ATGAAGAAGATTGTCTTATTACAGTTATTATCACTACTCTCTTTGATTACTTTCGGTCAAAAGAAAAATCAGAAACAACCAAACATATTGGTGATTTGGGGTGATGATATAGGGGTTCACAATATAAGTGCTTATAACCATGGTATGATGGGTTATCAGACTCCCAACATCGATAGAATTGCCGAAGGTGGAGCTTTATTTACAGATTATTATGCAGAGCAAACATGTACAGCAGGTAGGGCGGCTTTTATTACAGGTCAGCATCCTTTTCGTACTGGGTTACTTACCATTGGTATGCCTGGTTCTGAGCATGGTATTCCTGAATGGGCCCCAACGATTGCTGATGTTTTGAAAGATAAAGGATACACATCCGGTCAGTTTGGTAAGAATCATTTAGGAGATAGAGATCAACATCTGCCTACGAACCATGGCTTTGATGAATTCTATGGGAACTTATATCACTTAAATGCGGAAGAAGAACCTGAAGGATATTATTACCCTAAAGACCCCGAATTCAAGAAAAAGTATGGTCCAAGAGGAGTAATTCACTCGTATGCAGATGGTAGAGTATCAGACACGGGACCGTTGACAAAAAAGAGAATGGAAACAATTGATGATGAAGTTTTAGATGTATCTCTACAATTTATGGAAAAGGCACATAAGTCTGGAAAACCATTCTTTATTTGGCATAATGCTACAAGAATGCATGTGTGGACACATCTGAAAGAGGAAACAGAAGGGAGAACAGGTGTTGGTGTTTACGCTGATGGAATGGTAGAGCATGATGATCATGTCGGTAAATTACTAGACAAATTAGAAGAATTGGGGATTGAGGACAATACAATCGTTATGTATTCTACAGATAATGGAGCAGAAACTTGGACTTGGCCTGATGGTGGATGTACTCCTTTTCATGGAGCCAAAGGTACAAACTGGGAAGGAGGTCATAGAGCACCAATGTTGATGAAATGGCCAGGGACTATTCAACCCGGAACAGTTTATAATGATATTATTGCGGGTAATGATTTAATGCCAACTCTTGTAGCTGCAACTGGTGAAGATCAATTGGTAGAAAAGATGAAAGTGGGTTATAAAGCAAATGGAAAAGAATGGAGAGTACATTTAGATGGTTATAACTTCTTGCCTTATTTTAAAGGGGAAGTAGAAAAGGGACCAAGAAATGAATATTTATACTTTGGTATGGACGGACAGTTGAACGCGATTAGATATGGAGACTTTAAAGCACATTTCAATATATGGAATGGCGAAAGTGATATCTTCGACGGACCATACACGACAAAGGCTCAAATACCTTTGATCTTTAACCTCAGGGCTGATCCATATGAAAGAGCAATGGAATCGGGTGCTTATATGAAATTTGCTGGAGAGCAAATGTGGTTATTTGTGCCACTGCAAAATATTATTGGAGAGTTTTTGAAAACGGTACCTGAATATCCATTTCAAACTGGTAGCTCATTATCTGCTAGTGAAATTGATTATAACCTTTTCAGAAAACAGAAAGCTAACCAACAAATGAATAAGTTGTTAGAAGATATAGAAAAGATGAAATAA
- a CDS encoding helix-turn-helix domain-containing protein — MEKNTSNTFIFSGSASSIIKEWERNFKAQNEEGCLKIRNEKFKADIFHARLVRGFDVYQNNVRFTEQCHFKYEGSKLHQSLVMIFDFKGNLFQQINTNQTNLHGSMILQDGSYSFSLNNDLDETYQWISLRISLELIEENYPALMKLFDLVSKPDQSWIIYEFMPYEVKSLLKDLYAIPEGKSNIYKKRILFSRIIECMGVFYERLLEKSHFKSYNLHEDDLEKLLMIKDDIFSSLEQIPSIDDLSEKYGYSRSKFTRDFRKVYGTSVYQFHLDYRLEKAYEFLKEGNKTITEVGRAVGYISLSKFSYAFKSKYKVSPKLVR; from the coding sequence ATGGAAAAAAATACTTCTAATACATTTATTTTTAGTGGCTCTGCGTCAAGCATTATTAAAGAATGGGAAAGAAATTTTAAAGCCCAAAATGAAGAAGGGTGTCTCAAAATAAGAAATGAAAAATTTAAAGCAGATATCTTTCATGCTAGACTCGTTCGAGGCTTTGATGTTTATCAGAATAATGTGCGTTTTACTGAACAATGCCATTTCAAATATGAAGGATCGAAACTTCATCAATCTTTAGTTATGATTTTTGACTTCAAAGGAAACTTATTCCAACAAATCAATACGAATCAAACTAATTTACATGGTAGTATGATACTGCAAGATGGAAGTTATTCCTTCTCTCTTAATAATGACTTAGACGAAACGTATCAATGGATTTCATTACGAATTTCTTTAGAACTGATTGAAGAAAATTATCCTGCATTAATGAAGCTTTTCGATCTAGTATCAAAACCTGATCAAAGTTGGATTATCTATGAGTTTATGCCATATGAAGTGAAAAGTCTACTCAAAGATTTATATGCAATACCTGAGGGTAAAAGTAATATTTATAAAAAGAGGATTCTATTTTCTAGAATTATTGAATGTATGGGTGTTTTCTATGAAAGATTGTTAGAAAAAAGTCACTTTAAAAGTTATAATCTACATGAAGATGACCTGGAAAAACTTCTAATGATTAAAGATGATATTTTTAGTAGCCTAGAACAGATTCCTAGCATTGATGACCTTTCTGAAAAATACGGTTATTCTAGGTCTAAATTTACTCGTGATTTTAGAAAAGTATATGGTACTTCTGTATATCAATTTCATTTGGATTATAGATTGGAAAAGGCATATGAATTCTTAAAAGAGGGAAATAAAACTATTACGGAAGTTGGTCGAGCAGTAGGCTATATTTCTTTATCAAAGTTTTCTTATGCATTTAAAAGTAAATACAAAGTATCACCTAAGCTGGTGAGGTAA